A segment of the Streptomyces sp. L2 genome:
CATGGAGATGCCCCCCGACGAACTCCTCGCCCACCTCGACGACCTCGTGCTGCGGCTCGGCGACGAGGAGGCCGGGCGCCGGCCCGCCGACCGGAACACGGCCGGATTCGTGGGCGCCACCTGCCTGTACGCCGTCTACGACCCGGTCGCCCGGCGCTGCGCCATGGCCCGCGCCGGACACCCGCCCCCCGTCGTCGTCGCCCCCGACGGGCGCGCCCACTTCCCGCGGATACCCGCCGGGCCCCCGCTCGGACTGGGCGGCATGGCCTTCGAGGCCACCGAGTTCGAACTCGCCGAGAACAGCCTGCTCGGCCTCTACACCAACGGCCTCATCGACGGCACCGACCGCGACATGGAACAGGGCATGACCCGGCTCGCCGAGGTCCTCGCCACCACCGGAACCGACCTGGACAGCCTGTGCGCGTCCGCCGTGCAGCAACTGGTCCCCGGGCCCCAGCCCGACGACATCGCCCTCCTCCTGGCCCGCACCCGCGCCCTCCCGGCCGACCGGGTCGCCTCCTGGGACGTGCCCGCCGATCCCGCCGCCGTCGCCCGAATCCGGGCCGCCGCGACCCGCCAGGTCACCGACTGGGGCCTGGACGAGCTGGCGATGACGACGGAACTCGTCGTGAGCGAACTGGTCACCAACGCCATCCGCTACGCCGAACCGCCCATCCGGCTACGGCTGCTCCGCGACGCCCGGCTGACCTGCGAGGTCTCCGACGCGAGCAGTACCGCCCCGCGGCTGAGGCACGCCCGCAGCACCGACGAGGGCGGCCGCGGACTGTTCCTGGTGGCCCAGCTGGCCCTCCGCTGGGGGACGCGCTACACCCCCGACGGAAAGATCATCTGGGCCGAGCAGGAACTTGCCTGACCGGCGCCCCACCGCCCGGCCGCTCACTCGTCCCCGGTCGGCTCCTCACCCCCGGCACCCGCGGGCGGCTCCCCGTCCCCCGGACCCCCGGCCGGCTCCTCCGCCGTGGTGTGCCGCTGCCCCGGCATCCAGTGGTGCTCACAGAACCAGCGGCCGAACAGCGCACCCCCGTACACGACGAACCCCACCCCGATCAGCCACGACTCCACCACCAGCACGGTCCCGACCGCGCCGTAGCTCAGCGCGTTGGTCACGATCAGCGGGGTGAACACGAGTGAGGAGAACGCCCGCAGCCCACCCAGCCCGATCATGGTCGCCACCGCGCCCGGCAGCAGCGACCGCCAGCGGACCTGACCGCCCAGCAGGAAGTGCTGGCCCCACCAGAAGAACACCAGCCCGGTCGCCGAGGACAGCGCGATGCGCGCGAAGCCGTGCAGCGCCGTCCGGGTCTGCACCTCCTGGTACAGATAGGCCATCAGGGCGATCAGCCAGGTCGCCTGCCGCCAGATCCGGTGCCAGGGACCGGGCGGCAGCGCCCAGATCCGCTCGTAGCCGTTCTGCACGCTGCCGCCGAAGGACACGCCGAACACGGCGAGCAGGACACCACTCCACACGCTTGTCGTGCCGATGACGTTGTGCGGCGGACTGATCACGATGGTCAGAGCCCGGGCCGACTTCCCCGACAGACCCATGCCGTCGGCCAGCCACGAGGCGAAACCTCCCCGCACCAGCGGGTCCGCCGCCGCCACCACGATCAGCAGCGGGGCCAGGGTCACCAGGGCCAGCGTGGCGAACCCCATGGCCCGGTGCATGAGTTCGAGCTCCCGGCCGTGCCCGAACAGGGCGTGCACGCCGAGCCACTCCCACGCACGGTGCAGGCCACGCCGCCACTGCCTCACGGGCTCTCCTCCCGTGCTC
Coding sequences within it:
- a CDS encoding ribonuclease BN: MRQWRRGLHRAWEWLGVHALFGHGRELELMHRAMGFATLALVTLAPLLIVVAAADPLVRGGFASWLADGMGLSGKSARALTIVISPPHNVIGTTSVWSGVLLAVFGVSFGGSVQNGYERIWALPPGPWHRIWRQATWLIALMAYLYQEVQTRTALHGFARIALSSATGLVFFWWGQHFLLGGQVRWRSLLPGAVATMIGLGGLRAFSSLVFTPLIVTNALSYGAVGTVLVVESWLIGVGFVVYGGALFGRWFCEHHWMPGQRHTTAEEPAGGPGDGEPPAGAGGEEPTGDE